A stretch of DNA from Oryza brachyantha chromosome 4, ObraRS2, whole genome shotgun sequence:
TCCTGAAGAGCACCGACGGCAAGTCCACCCCACCGGATCGCGCcgccgggccgccgccgcccgcacgCCCCACCCCTAGCCTCGCGCCGGAAACAGCGAACGACGCCATCCCTTCCCCGGCACACACCccacccccgccgcccgcccgcccgcacgcacggcacgcgcgcgcgcgcgcagatCCCTCCCGCCGCAAATGCCGCCTCGAGCCGAGCAACGAGGAAGCAGCACGACTGCACGAGGGAGTAGAGAGGAAGGGGCCAAGGGGGGAGGGAGATATTAATCGAGAAGCGAGGACGAGAagggggagaagaagagggggGAGCAACGTgtgcggcggaggtggaggcggcagtGAGCTGCAGACCTGCTGTGCATGGGGATGGGGAAGGGTGGCCCCCCACCGTGTCGCCTTCTCCCGTGGCTCCTGTGCGGAGCTGGCAGCAGGTGGGGCCGGCTGGGTTGGGGACGAGGAGATCGCGAACCAACGGTGGGGAGCGCGTCGGAGCCACATCCGTTGTGAACTTGTGATGACTGTGGGctcctctctcactctcttttccttaaaaaaaattatggtcaTGACTGGgttaggattttttatttccgaataatttaagtttttaatctCATAAGTAAACTTTTCGCGGAATTCGTTTTCATAGTTAAACATTATGGCCGTTAATGGAAATTGTCTGTAATACAGCAGTGGTAGGCAGCCCTAAGTATGTGTgggtgaaaataaaaataaaaatgctcAAAAAAGAATTCACGGACTAGCTGCTCCTTTTCACATGACTAATAATGACTAATCGCGCCTTGGTTGCATCTTGGCGTTCATGTGTCACGCGACCAATGATGCACTCGCACTCGAAACCGTCCGTTTGGTTCAAAGAGAGTGACCGGCCATGGATGATCGGTAGCAACTGGCAAGCAAGTTGGTCGCAGGAGAAGACAAAGACAAATCTTCATACAGAGAGAGTGAGGATGTGGAATATGCTGGGCGTGCTGAAAATTGCTGTCCCGCTGATCATCCATGGTTAGCTTTTAGTtattagcagcagcagcatacATCCAATTATTCCGATACTTCGATCTTTCTCTAATTACTAACAAAATACTTATGTTTtgctatgaaaatatattataaaatattatagtatttttttcttaactatactaatatcatttgttttgaaccaaatataaactatttcaTAATATCAGAAAATATCGTGTGCTAAGAACGGTTGAAAGTAATAgggtgacagattcactgtcaTCACACGTATAGCATAAATATTTTGGAGACTCACGTCCGTCACTCGTACAGCCGTGCACTCGTGTTCTGACTTCTGAGCTTCGACCAAATACCTACATACTTAAATAATAAGCTATTAGCACAACACCTGCAAGCGTGCAGCAACGGCTTAATTTAACCCCACGATGATCCTAGATAcgggagaaaatattttttatattttaaaaagaacacCCCAATTGCCTACCGACGAACGTTGATGAACAGGCAGCAGTAGCCGTCCGAATGCGAAACATTGCAGCCTCGTTGCCGTGGTCCCTGACGCCCTCGGACTTGTCCGGTCGCTCTCTCTAGCCAGAGGCCAGATCAACGTCGCGAGCGAGGGTACACGAAAAAGGCGCGGCCCGcgtacgacgacgacgggacCTGGCCCTACCGCTCTCCCGCCCGCGAATTCGTCTGCCGTCCTCTGCGTCTCGATATTTTGGGACCTTTCGCTCTTGCGGGCGCGGCTAGAATCCACGACCAAGGGAGAGCAAACGAGCCTGGGCCGTGAACACGCGCCGTTCCAAACCTGTGCGTCGCCCTCACGAAAGGGACACCGGGAATCCATCAGGTTTACGACttacaagaaaaggaaatgctGATGTATAAGAGAACAGAGCATTTTTCCTCTCAACAGAAAAGGCAGAAAATGATAATCTGCTCTGTTGTTCATGGCAACCAGAAATGGCGACCACAAAAAGGAGAGTAAAACATAACTCTTGTAGTAGTTGCAGTTCCAAGGTAGTAGTGGTACTGGTATTAGGCATACAGCAATTTACAtgtgagcttttttttttctttttttgccaaaGCACGCTAGTGTGTTTCAGTCTTTCGGAACTCACATTTCTTCAGATGTTGCAATTGTATAGAGCACTTTCAGTCATCCGGTAGCTGATGTGAGGGCCAGGGCACTACTACCTTCAGGTCTGCACCAGACTGGTGCCAGGGCACTACTCCTGAATCCTGATGATACCTGGATCAATTCTGGGATGTAGTTCCTTCTGTGCTCCTGATCAATTCCTTCGAAGGAAACACAATAGCAGCTATAGGTTTGTCTGCATACCCGCCACCTTCATCGATGACAAACCGGAGGCCTTCTATGTGGAGCTTCCCATGGTGGCCACTTACAACGATGGTCTGCTTGCCAGCCAGATCCTGAAGAGAGAAGATGGTATATCAAGATCTGTTCTTTTAGTATAATTAAGCAGAAATACAATGGCATCCATGTGTTTGTTTTGATAGGCAAAATAATAGTAGCACAGGCAGAGTTTCAAAAGATTGTATGGTCCACCTATGAAAAAATCAGGCCCTACAGCTGACAAATGTATCCgtttttaaaatgaaatcaTGTAGTGATTCTTATGCAACAAATGTCAAGAATTAGCTGTTGGCAGCCCAATACATGCACTGCCATTATGCATATGTACCATGTGCTTACTTGTTTCAGTGAATCAGTGAGAACACGATAAGAACCAAACaagtaaaaaagacaaaagatgTGGCCATAGGTAGACCCACTGGCCACAGGGCTCACCAAATCATCTGATGGAAATGAGAAAACTGTCAATCAATATATACTGTGTGGTATTATAGTACTAATCATCGTACTAGAAATTCTGGCTATGATCCTGTGACAAGGCAATGTCAAGACTAACATGAACAAACAATAACTCTCAGGAGCTATTCTCAACGGATCCACTGCTCCTTCCCTTTTCTACCAAACCTTTGTTGCAGCGGCTTTTCCTCTATAATAGTCGCTTCATTTGCAATTTTATAGAAGCTAAACCATCAAAGCTACAAATGTACAAGAGAAACTAGTGTGCTTTCTATATGTGGATTAGGATTTTTGAGCCGCAAACTTTGCTGAAAATCTGGTTTGCACCCTAAAACTCAAAATCCACATATTTTTCACGCTGAACATCCatgaataaaataacaacCTATAAGCTATTGGAGTTTTGGTTGCAGTGACGCTTGTTTTCACTAACATGGACTCTTATTAGGAAAGTTTGGCTAACATGGACCCATCTACGTGGCATCGACCTAGAAATTTGGCCAGCAGGAGTTCACATCAGAGAAAACCATCActatataagcaaaaaaaaacaccttcAAAAATGGTTCCGGGTGTTATTTGTTCAGTTTGGAAGCTGGGGGTGAAAAACAACTGGTTTTTTAGGTTATGGTGAAAATTGGACTCCCAGAGAGCTCAAGGCCCAAAGATGGGCTTTTACCCGTCTGCATATGTTATTTCAGAATGATATGACAAAAACAATGAAAACAAGTGCAATGCACATGAATAACTGTTGGGTTATGTTTATATGGTGAGTGTTTTTTGGATGATATGTTGATTTCTTCCCTAGGAATACGGGAAGATAGCACTATAGTGCATTCAATGATAATCTATTAGCAAACTTCAAATTATATGAGAGGGCGTTGTGCCTTCAGAAACATAATACGTTGGGTAACAAGAAAACCTAACAGAAGCACAACTTTTGAGTTGTACCAAGAGTGCAATGGGATCACACATTTGCTCACCTTGGGTATGTTCCAGACATCTTGCCTCCCGCTCAGCATTGCAACCTTTGAGACCCTTGTATCTTTAGTTCTCAAAACTCTAAACTGCTCGTTCAAATCAATTGACCTCCCCAGGCCAGCATGAACCGCAATCAGCTTACAAATAAGCTGTCCTTCATTGGTATCAATAGGCACATTTTCCTGTCATACAACCATGCAAATACCTAAGGAACAAACTCCTGCACCTCTCCTTATACTTTGCTCAACAAAAAGGCAGCATACCTCCTCATGGATCCAAACCAAGTCGTGCAGAAATTTCTTGTGCTCCTCAGGTACAGCCTTCATAAGATCTAAATGATAGTGGAAATTTGTAAGGACGGGTGGTTTCTAttgaaataaatcaaagaaCCTCGCtctgtttaaaaaaatgtaggtATTCACATAACACTagcaaatactccctccatcctagaaAATACCAATTTCTGGAGACGAATCCGGACGTAGGCTATGTTCAGATTCATCCCTAGAGATTGGTTTTCTGTGGGATGGAGGGTGTAACTATGTAAGAAGCAGCTTTGTTAAGTTCTGATGCAAGTTTTACTATGAATACATGCTTACAGACCCGGCACTATAGGCATCAATTCGCTATTTGCTTTGAACATGCGGACTACTTATAGACAACAGACCATCGAAGTAGTACAAAACAAGTTTAGTGATTCTGTTATTGTATACAAAATTCACCTTACTAGTCTCTACAATGTTTACTTTTGTGATGGGTAGAACCCTACTAAAGTACTAATTGCTCACATTGGCACTAGAGtactacaaaattttgcattgatGTAGCAAACATGCAAAACATACTTCCCAGTAATTTGGACTTCAGCAGTTTTTAAGGTTTACGCACTGTAAAACATTTTAATAAACACGTATGACGCAACACTCTAAATAGTTAGTGGCTTACTACCGCAGTTGGTCCGTTAGGTtccattgcaatttgcaaagcATGAAAAAGCAAGGAGCGTATCTTCTGCGACACTCCAGAACTGACCTGGGGATCCATGTGCAACGCCGTAGGACTCGAAGGTAGGCTGCGCGTCGTAGATGGAGCCCAGGTACAACGACCCCCTCTTCAGATTCCTCTTCTCCTTTATGATCCCACCCCATCTCCTCCCCTGGGCGTGCATCCC
This window harbors:
- the LOC102722388 gene encoding tyrosine-protein phosphatase RLPH2-like yields the protein MSPPPLPPRTVICVGDVHGYISKLKSLWANLQSALPAETFAAALVVFLGDYCDRGPNTREVLDFLIALPAHHPGQRHVFLCGNHDLAFAAFVGALPPPPDGSPFSATWAEYIQNEENEGWYRGPGHEGMHAQGRRWGGIIKEKRNLKRGSLYLGSIYDAQPTFESYGVAHGSPDLMKAVPEEHKKFLHDLVWIHEEENVPIDTNEGQLICKLIAVHAGLGRSIDLNEQFRVLRTKDTRVSKVAMLSGRQDVWNIPKDLAGKQTIVVSGHHGKLHIEGLRFVIDEGGGYADKPIAAIVFPSKELIRSTEGTTSQN